Proteins found in one Lutimonas zeaxanthinifaciens genomic segment:
- a CDS encoding YicC/YloC family endoribonuclease: MIQSMTGYGKSIIQLDTKKISIELKSLNSKNLDINARFPGIYKEKEIEVRKLLANRLVRGKIDMSFYIETTAEETSTKINKGIVSGYIKQLEEIHKEADILSIAMRLPDVLKTEREELDPQEWMEIEKGIEEAMKALQEYRVSEGNELKNDFETRIKVLKAKLKEVIDLDGDRLDQVRLRLNKSIKELEQNVDQNRFEQELIYYLEKLDITEEKVRLTNHLDYFLKELEVKVSNGKKLGFISQEIGREINTIGSKANFAPMQKVVVEMKDELEKIKEQLLNVL; encoded by the coding sequence ATGATACAATCGATGACCGGATACGGAAAATCCATCATTCAACTGGATACTAAAAAGATCAGTATTGAATTAAAATCTTTAAACAGTAAAAATCTCGATATCAATGCACGATTTCCCGGGATTTACAAAGAAAAGGAAATAGAGGTAAGAAAGCTCCTCGCCAACCGTTTGGTTCGCGGTAAGATAGATATGTCATTTTACATTGAAACTACAGCCGAAGAGACATCGACAAAGATCAACAAGGGAATCGTTAGCGGATATATCAAACAACTGGAAGAGATTCACAAGGAAGCAGATATCCTGTCCATAGCCATGCGTCTTCCGGATGTTCTAAAAACGGAACGAGAAGAGCTTGATCCTCAGGAATGGATGGAAATAGAGAAGGGAATCGAGGAAGCCATGAAAGCGTTACAGGAATACAGAGTATCAGAAGGGAATGAGTTAAAAAATGATTTTGAAACCAGGATAAAAGTATTGAAAGCCAAACTCAAAGAAGTTATTGATTTGGATGGCGACCGTCTGGATCAGGTCAGGTTAAGGCTGAACAAATCAATTAAAGAACTGGAACAAAATGTGGACCAGAATCGTTTTGAACAGGAGTTGATCTATTATCTTGAAAAACTGGATATCACTGAAGAAAAAGTTCGTTTGACAAATCATCTTGACTACTTTTTAAAGGAACTGGAAGTAAAAGTTTCAAATGGAAAGAAACTTGGATTTATTTCTCAGGAAATAGGGCGAGAGATCAATACGATTGGTTCAAAAGCCAATTTTGCCCCAATGCAAAAGGTAGTGGTTGAAATGAAAGATGAGTTGGAAAAAATCAAGGAACAATTGCTAAATGTCCTTTAA
- a CDS encoding hydroxymethylglutaryl-CoA reductase, degradative translates to MYGLNKTIMSKLVKGFSKFSKVEKINWLAENFFLDKDSGIRTLEQYVNKDSKLQQLHDEFIENTISNFYVPYAIAPNFLINGKPYAIPMAIEESSVVAAAALTAKFWSDRGGFKAEVISTRKVGQVHFIYKGSPEALESYFQAVKDDLIKATDHITENMRKRGGGIVAIELRDKRESLDDYYQLHVIFETGDSMGANFINSCLEAIASSFEKEGIQIVMSILSNYVPECLVRAEVSCKVQDFFPENPRLYAEKFVQAVDIARIEPFRAVTHNKGIMNGIDAVVLATGNDFRAVAAGAHAYASRDGQYRSLTDARIIEEDFIFSIELPLSLGTVGGLTKLHPLAKLSMEILQNPTAKDLMQIVAVAGLAQNFAALRALTTTGIQQGHMKMHLLNILNQLEANVHEKEVITKAFTGKTVSHSAVAEYLHSLRTDQ, encoded by the coding sequence TTGTACGGTCTTAACAAAACAATTATGTCAAAACTGGTCAAAGGATTTTCAAAGTTTAGTAAAGTAGAAAAAATAAACTGGCTTGCTGAAAATTTTTTCCTTGATAAAGATTCAGGAATCAGAACATTAGAGCAATATGTAAACAAGGACTCTAAATTACAACAACTGCATGATGAGTTTATTGAAAATACAATCAGTAACTTTTATGTACCCTATGCCATTGCCCCTAATTTCCTGATAAATGGCAAGCCCTATGCGATTCCAATGGCGATCGAGGAAAGTTCCGTGGTTGCGGCAGCCGCTTTGACAGCAAAATTCTGGAGTGATCGAGGAGGGTTTAAGGCTGAAGTTATTTCGACTCGAAAAGTTGGTCAGGTTCATTTTATTTACAAGGGAAGTCCTGAAGCTCTTGAATCATACTTTCAAGCCGTAAAAGACGATTTGATAAAAGCAACGGACCATATCACTGAGAATATGAGAAAAAGAGGAGGTGGAATAGTGGCGATTGAGCTTAGAGATAAAAGGGAATCCCTCGACGATTATTATCAGCTTCATGTGATTTTTGAAACAGGTGATTCAATGGGTGCCAATTTTATAAACTCCTGTCTTGAGGCTATAGCTTCTTCTTTTGAAAAGGAAGGGATACAAATTGTGATGAGTATTTTATCGAATTATGTTCCCGAATGCCTTGTGAGGGCAGAGGTGAGTTGTAAGGTACAAGACTTTTTTCCGGAAAACCCAAGGCTTTATGCTGAAAAATTTGTTCAGGCCGTTGATATTGCGAGGATAGAGCCTTTTCGGGCCGTAACCCATAATAAAGGAATTATGAATGGGATAGATGCCGTGGTACTGGCAACCGGGAACGATTTCAGAGCTGTGGCGGCCGGAGCTCATGCCTATGCTTCCAGAGATGGACAATACAGAAGTCTTACAGATGCGAGAATCATAGAAGAGGATTTTATTTTTTCTATTGAACTTCCGCTGTCACTTGGAACTGTTGGTGGTCTAACGAAATTACATCCTCTGGCGAAACTTTCGATGGAGATATTGCAAAACCCAACAGCGAAGGACCTCATGCAGATTGTTGCTGTTGCAGGGCTTGCACAGAATTTTGCAGCCCTTAGGGCCCTAACAACTACGGGTATTCAGCAGGGTCACATGAAGATGCATTTGCTGAATATTTTAAATCAGCTGGAGGCAAATGTGCACGAAAAGGAAGTGATTACCAAAGCCTTCACTGGAAAAACGGTTTCTCACAGCGCCGTTGCAGAATATCTTCACAGCCTGAGAACAGATCAATAA
- a CDS encoding DMT family transporter — MNSRKIAFLLAFLAALIYGVSFTVAKEVMPEYVKPFGFILLRVLGATILFWVVGLFISKEGIELKDYPRLLMGAVFGIALNQLSFFKGLSMTTPINASVIMVSSPILVLIFSSIIIKERATKKKILGIFIGLTGAVVLIVFGKDNSVASNATLGNALVFLNATSYSLYLILIKNLTKRYHAITLAKWLYLFGLIMVVPFGMSELNAVEWTIIPSSIYYRIGFVILFTSFMTYMFNLFAIKQLKPTTLSIFIYLQPVIASIYALIVGSDELSYTKILATLLIFTGVYLVTLKPKERFD, encoded by the coding sequence ATGAATTCCAGAAAAATTGCCTTCCTGCTGGCCTTTTTAGCCGCCTTAATTTACGGGGTGAGCTTTACAGTGGCCAAAGAGGTAATGCCAGAATACGTCAAGCCTTTTGGGTTCATTTTGCTTCGGGTTCTCGGGGCAACAATTTTATTTTGGGTCGTAGGGCTTTTCATCAGCAAAGAAGGGATCGAACTTAAGGATTATCCCAGGCTTTTAATGGGAGCTGTTTTTGGAATTGCGTTGAATCAGCTCAGTTTTTTCAAGGGATTAAGTATGACTACACCGATTAATGCCTCTGTAATCATGGTGTCCTCCCCAATTCTTGTGTTGATATTTTCTTCGATAATCATAAAGGAAAGAGCAACTAAGAAAAAGATTCTGGGAATCTTTATCGGATTGACCGGGGCAGTCGTTTTGATTGTATTTGGGAAAGATAATAGCGTTGCCTCGAATGCCACCCTGGGGAACGCCCTGGTTTTCCTGAATGCCACCTCATATTCTCTGTATCTGATCCTGATCAAAAACCTTACAAAGCGCTATCATGCAATCACACTTGCCAAATGGCTTTATCTGTTTGGTCTGATTATGGTGGTCCCTTTTGGGATGTCTGAACTCAATGCTGTTGAGTGGACTATCATTCCATCTTCAATCTATTACAGAATCGGTTTTGTAATTCTGTTTACCAGTTTTATGACCTATATGTTTAATCTGTTTGCAATAAAACAGCTTAAACCGACCACTTTAAGTATTTTTATCTACCTGCAGCCTGTCATAGCCAGCATTTACGCTCTGATCGTCGGAAGTGATGAACTTAGTTATACCAAAATTCTCGCCACCTTATTAATTTTTACCGGAGTATATCTGGTGACGCTTAAGCCAAAAGAACGTTTCGACTGA
- the gmk gene encoding guanylate kinase, whose protein sequence is MENKKGKLIVFSAPSGSGKTTIVHHLLEVKKEVLDFSVSATSRERRGTEIDGKDYHFLSPEEFKKHIEADDFVEWEEVYKDNFYGTLKSEVERIWSEGKHAIFDIDVIGGLKIKEKFPEKTLAVFVKAPSLEIMEKRLRGRDTESEEKIQVRLAKAERELSFAGKFDYILVNDNLSKAQKEAEDVIDQFIS, encoded by the coding sequence ATGGAAAATAAAAAAGGAAAACTGATTGTTTTTTCAGCTCCGTCGGGATCGGGTAAAACAACAATTGTTCATCATTTGTTAGAAGTGAAAAAAGAAGTTCTGGACTTTTCCGTTTCGGCAACATCAAGGGAAAGGAGAGGAACTGAGATCGATGGAAAAGACTATCATTTCTTAAGTCCTGAAGAATTTAAAAAACATATTGAGGCTGATGATTTTGTGGAATGGGAAGAGGTTTACAAAGACAATTTCTACGGAACACTGAAGTCTGAAGTAGAACGTATCTGGTCAGAGGGCAAGCATGCTATTTTTGACATTGATGTGATCGGGGGCTTAAAGATCAAAGAAAAGTTTCCGGAAAAAACGCTTGCGGTCTTTGTAAAGGCACCTTCACTGGAGATCATGGAAAAGAGGCTTAGGGGAAGAGATACAGAGTCTGAGGAGAAAATACAGGTCCGACTGGCTAAGGCGGAAAGGGAATTGTCATTTGCCGGAAAGTTTGATTATATCCTTGTAAATGATAATCTTTCAAAGGCGCAGAAAGAAGCCGAAGATGTAATTGATCAATTCATTTCATAA
- a CDS encoding M23 family metallopeptidase yields the protein MGKSRKEKIKDKLTFKYRFVVLNEDTFEERFSFKLNRLNAFVLGAVFSILLISLTIVFITLTPLKEYIQGYSSSELQKEATSLVYKVDSLNKALTVNDLYIENIQQVLKGEIKRVSFDKDSVLKQFQIEEIDFAPSSVDSMFREEVEQKDRFSVFQQAERNTDIVFTSPIKGEVTQLYDDQEKHLAVDIAVDEDTPVKAVADGTVIFKGFTADTGYVIILEHGQGFTSVYKHNASIFKEQGELVKSGEVIASAGSTGTFSTGAHLHFELWNDGYPVNPSNYISFE from the coding sequence ATGGGAAAAAGTAGAAAAGAAAAGATAAAAGACAAGTTAACCTTTAAGTACCGATTCGTGGTTCTTAATGAGGATACTTTTGAAGAGCGGTTTTCTTTCAAATTAAATCGTTTAAATGCTTTTGTTCTGGGAGCGGTTTTTTCTATTTTGCTGATCAGTCTGACCATAGTTTTTATTACCCTGACCCCTTTAAAGGAATACATTCAGGGTTACTCTTCCTCGGAATTGCAAAAGGAGGCCACGAGCCTTGTCTATAAAGTAGACTCGCTTAATAAAGCCCTTACTGTAAACGACCTTTACATTGAAAATATTCAACAGGTGCTCAAAGGGGAGATCAAGCGGGTATCTTTTGATAAAGATTCAGTTCTAAAGCAGTTTCAAATTGAAGAAATTGATTTTGCACCCTCTTCGGTGGATTCGATGTTTAGAGAAGAAGTTGAACAAAAAGACAGATTTAGCGTTTTTCAGCAGGCTGAAAGAAATACGGATATTGTATTTACATCTCCGATAAAAGGGGAGGTGACCCAATTATACGACGATCAGGAAAAACATTTAGCGGTAGATATTGCTGTAGATGAAGATACACCAGTTAAAGCCGTTGCAGATGGGACGGTGATTTTCAAAGGCTTTACTGCGGATACCGGATATGTTATCATCCTAGAACACGGTCAGGGATTTACTTCTGTTTATAAGCACAACGCATCCATTTTTAAGGAGCAGGGGGAACTGGTAAAAAGTGGTGAAGTAATTGCCAGCGCAGGTTCTACAGGAACATTTTCAACGGGGGCACATCTGCATTTTGAATTATGGAATGACGGATACCCGGTCAATCCGAGTAATTATATAAGTTTTGAATAA
- a CDS encoding S9 family peptidase has translation MRILLVFLLILTQSLHAQNKEITLEDIWVKNTFGTESLESFHSMKNGDFYTILNHNSYGTYLDKYDYKTLEKVETVVLGKDLESQGLKYFEDYIFSDDESKLIIGVNLERIYRRSEKGKYYVYDLKSKSLELIADQNIQEPTFSPNGKYVAYVYMNNLYVKDLSTKKIKQVTTDGEINKIINGVTDWVYEEEFSIVRAFEWNSDSSKIVFIRFDETEVPEFSMDVYGKDLYPSQQVFKYPKAGEKNSKLELHLFDINSDNLSKIDLNGFENYYIPRIQWTQDPDKLVITTLNRHQNSLDLISFDAQSKKLSLLLNEKDEAYVDENYKLSFLEDNSFIWESERDGFNHLYHYNSKGELKNQITSGNWEVTSYYGFDKRSNKVFYQSTEEGSINRSIYSINLNGKKKKKLNKYIGINSAAFSNSLNYFVNTYSSATNPTTYTLFDAKTGDEIKEIKNNLNLAERLTEYNLPVKEFSTLKTKNGEFNMWMIKPVDFDPNKKYPLLMFQYSGPGSQSVANRWNNAWRHDYWHMMLTQKDFIVVCVDGRGTGFKGRDFKKVTYKELGKYEIEDQIESAIELGKRAYIDEDRIGIWGWSYGGFMSSLAITKGADVFKMAIAVAPVTNWRYYDTVYTERYMQTPQENASGYDENSPVNFAEMLKGDYLLIHGTGDDNVHVQNAMQMANALVEANKEFEYFVYPDRAHGIYKGKNTRLHLFKKMTTFIDRSLGEPSQEKQNIID, from the coding sequence ATGAGAATTTTACTTGTATTCCTTCTAATTCTGACTCAATCCTTACATGCACAAAATAAAGAAATAACGCTCGAGGATATCTGGGTCAAAAACACCTTTGGAACAGAATCCCTGGAATCTTTTCATTCTATGAAAAATGGTGACTTTTACACCATTCTCAATCATAATTCATATGGAACTTATCTAGATAAATATGATTACAAAACATTAGAAAAAGTTGAAACTGTGGTCTTGGGAAAGGATCTTGAGAGCCAGGGGCTTAAATACTTTGAGGACTATATTTTTAGCGATGACGAATCAAAGTTGATCATCGGGGTTAACCTTGAGAGGATTTACCGACGTTCAGAAAAAGGAAAATACTACGTGTATGATCTGAAAAGCAAATCTCTGGAACTGATCGCCGATCAAAACATTCAGGAACCAACTTTTTCGCCCAACGGAAAGTATGTGGCCTATGTATATATGAATAATCTGTATGTTAAAGACCTAAGTACTAAAAAAATCAAACAGGTAACCACTGACGGGGAAATCAATAAAATAATCAACGGTGTTACTGACTGGGTTTATGAAGAAGAATTTTCGATCGTCAGGGCTTTTGAATGGAACTCTGATTCCAGTAAGATCGTCTTTATCAGATTCGATGAAACTGAAGTTCCTGAATTTTCCATGGATGTTTACGGCAAGGATCTTTATCCTTCTCAGCAAGTCTTTAAATACCCAAAAGCGGGAGAAAAAAACTCAAAACTGGAACTTCATCTTTTCGATATAAATTCCGATAACTTGTCTAAAATTGACCTGAATGGTTTTGAGAACTACTATATTCCACGGATTCAATGGACCCAGGACCCTGACAAGCTTGTTATCACAACCCTAAACCGACATCAGAACAGTCTGGATCTAATCTCCTTTGACGCTCAGAGCAAAAAACTATCACTGCTTTTGAACGAAAAGGATGAGGCATATGTTGATGAAAATTACAAGCTCTCGTTTCTTGAGGACAACAGCTTTATTTGGGAAAGCGAAAGAGACGGATTCAACCATCTCTATCACTATAACAGTAAGGGCGAGCTTAAGAACCAGATTACCTCAGGAAACTGGGAAGTCACAAGTTATTATGGATTTGATAAAAGATCCAACAAGGTATTCTATCAGTCAACAGAGGAGGGATCCATAAACAGAAGTATCTATTCCATCAACCTTAACGGCAAGAAAAAAAAGAAACTAAACAAGTATATAGGGATAAATTCGGCTGCGTTTAGTAACAGTTTAAATTATTTTGTCAACACCTATTCCAGTGCAACCAACCCTACGACTTATACGCTTTTTGATGCAAAGACCGGAGATGAAATCAAGGAAATAAAAAATAACCTGAATCTTGCTGAACGATTGACAGAATACAATTTACCGGTAAAGGAATTCAGCACCTTAAAAACAAAAAACGGAGAATTCAACATGTGGATGATCAAGCCGGTTGATTTTGATCCCAATAAAAAATATCCGCTGTTGATGTTTCAGTATTCCGGGCCGGGTTCACAAAGTGTTGCAAACCGATGGAACAATGCCTGGAGACATGACTACTGGCATATGATGCTTACTCAAAAAGATTTTATCGTGGTTTGCGTTGATGGTCGTGGAACAGGTTTCAAAGGAAGAGACTTCAAAAAAGTTACTTACAAAGAATTAGGAAAGTATGAAATAGAGGATCAGATTGAATCTGCTATAGAGCTGGGAAAAAGAGCTTACATAGATGAAGACCGAATTGGTATCTGGGGCTGGAGTTATGGAGGGTTCATGAGTTCTTTGGCAATAACAAAAGGGGCCGATGTATTCAAAATGGCCATTGCGGTTGCACCAGTAACCAACTGGAGGTATTATGACACAGTATATACGGAAAGATATATGCAAACGCCGCAGGAAAATGCTTCCGGATATGATGAGAATTCTCCTGTTAATTTTGCCGAAATGCTAAAGGGAGATTACTTGTTAATCCATGGTACAGGAGATGATAATGTTCATGTACAGAACGCCATGCAAATGGCAAATGCATTGGTAGAAGCCAATAAAGAAT
- a CDS encoding superoxide dismutase, translating into MSFQLPTLPYAYDALEPHIDAMTMEIHHSKHHNGYTNNLNNAINGTDLEGKSIEEILENLDMSNAAVRNNGGGFYNHDLFWKVMSPNGGGAATGAVADAINEAFGSFDSFVEAFSKAAATRFGSGWAWLCVHEGGKVEVCSTANQDNPVMPEMGCSGTPILALDVWEHAYYLNYQNRRPDYIKAFFNVINWEEVNRRYAEGK; encoded by the coding sequence ATGTCATTTCAATTACCAACATTACCATATGCATATGACGCTTTAGAGCCTCATATTGACGCCATGACAATGGAGATCCACCATTCAAAACATCATAATGGATATACCAACAATCTAAACAATGCCATAAACGGAACGGACCTGGAAGGGAAATCCATCGAGGAGATTCTGGAGAACCTCGATATGTCAAACGCTGCCGTTAGAAATAACGGAGGAGGCTTTTACAATCACGACCTGTTTTGGAAAGTAATGTCTCCTAACGGAGGAGGTGCTGCTACCGGAGCTGTTGCTGATGCGATTAATGAAGCTTTTGGCTCCTTTGATTCTTTTGTTGAAGCTTTTTCAAAAGCTGCAGCTACCCGTTTTGGATCGGGATGGGCCTGGTTATGCGTGCATGAAGGAGGTAAGGTAGAGGTTTGTTCAACAGCAAATCAGGATAATCCAGTGATGCCTGAAATGGGTTGTTCAGGAACTCCGATTTTAGCTCTTGATGTATGGGAACACGCTTATTACCTGAACTATCAAAACAGAAGGCCTGATTATATCAAAGCATTCTTCAATGTCATTAACTGGGAAGAGGTTAACAGAAGATATGCCGAGGGCAAATAA
- the nadD gene encoding nicotinate (nicotinamide) nucleotide adenylyltransferase gives MKIGLFFGSFNPVHVGHLIIANHIVENSDLDEVWMVVTPHNPLKKKQSLLDDHHRYQLVLEATEDYPKIKPSNIEFGLPQPNYTINTLIYLGEKYPKHHFNLIMGRDNLNSFKKWKNYDRILEYHDLYVYPRVTASSTIPELINHERVHLIDAPIVEISSTAIRKAIKEGKNIRPLMPYRAWSYLDEMNFYK, from the coding sequence ATGAAAATAGGTTTGTTTTTTGGAAGTTTTAATCCGGTTCATGTCGGACATCTGATCATTGCCAATCATATCGTGGAGAATTCAGACCTGGATGAAGTCTGGATGGTAGTTACTCCTCACAATCCACTTAAAAAAAAGCAAAGCCTTTTGGATGATCACCACAGATATCAGCTTGTTCTTGAGGCCACAGAAGACTATCCGAAAATTAAACCGAGCAATATTGAATTTGGACTGCCTCAACCGAATTATACGATTAATACTTTGATTTATCTTGGAGAAAAATATCCAAAGCATCACTTTAATCTAATTATGGGAAGGGATAACCTGAATTCCTTTAAAAAATGGAAAAATTATGATAGAATTCTCGAATATCATGATTTGTACGTTTATCCCAGGGTTACAGCTTCGTCTACAATACCTGAACTAATTAACCATGAGCGGGTCCATCTTATCGATGCTCCCATTGTTGAAATATCCTCCACGGCCATAAGAAAAGCAATAAAAGAAGGAAAGAATATAAGGCCATTGATGCCATACAGAGCATGGTCTTACCTGGATGAAATGAATTTTTATAAGTAA